The proteins below come from a single Hemibagrus wyckioides isolate EC202008001 linkage group LG22, SWU_Hwy_1.0, whole genome shotgun sequence genomic window:
- the LOC131343404 gene encoding BOLA class I histocompatibility antigen, alpha chain BL3-7-like isoform X1 — MDLSRSSLKILLFLITACPQTSAVRHSLRYLYTAVTPGINFPEFTAVGLVDGGQIVYYDSNIRKMIPRVEWIPKISDYDYWNIETESTLSDQKDLHHLLHTVMKSFNHTKGLHTLQRMFGCELNFDWTVRGYNQFGYDGEDFISLDLKTGTWTAAKPQAKIIKKKWDNDPGYTVHWKNYLENICIEWLKMYMFYSRERNDPPTASVIQKHSPSPEVVCHATGFFPKAVNIFWRKDGRLVYKNVEFRNTLPNQDGSFQKRSILKVPAEDLQKHTYTCVIQHSSLMGKLVLEVPKGGGLMPIIVGVLVALVDLVAVVAGIMVWKKKNSGFKCIPASEESGESSSDKSD; from the exons ATGGACCTCAGTCGTTCCTCACTGAAAATCCTGCTGTTCCTCATCACTGCTTGTCCTCAGACATCTGCAG TCAGACACTCTCTGCGGTATCTCTACACTGCTGTCACACCAGGAATTAATTTCCCAGAGTTCACTGCTGTGGGTCTGGTGGATGGAGGACAGATTGTGTACTATGACAGTAACATCAGGAAGATGATCCCAAGGGTTGAATGGATACCGAAGATCAGTGATTATGATTACTGGAACATAGAGACGGAGAGTACATTGAGTGACCAGAAAGATCTCCATCATCTGTTGCACACTGTAATGAAAAGCTTTAATCACACTAAAG gacttcATACACTCCAGAGAATGTTCGGCTGTGAGCTTAATTTTGACTGGACTGTTAGAGGATACAATCAGTTCGGTTATGATGGAGAAGATTTCATCAGTCTGGATCTGAAAACTGGAACCTGGACTGCAGCTAAACCTCAAGCTAAGATCATCAAGAAGAAGTGGGATAATGATCCTGGTTATACTGTACACTGGAAGAACTACCTGGAGAACATCTGTATCGAATGGTTAAAGATGTACATGTTTTACAGCAGAGAGAGGAATG ATCCTCCTACAGCATCAGTGATCCAGAAACACTCGCCTTCTCCAGAGGTGGTGTGTCACGCTACAGGTTTCTTCCCCAAAGCAGTGAATATCTTCTGGAGGAAGGACGGCCGTCTGGTGTATAAGAATGTGGAATTCAGAAATACATTACCCAACCAGGATGGAAGCTTCCAGAAGAGAAGCATTCTGAAAGTCCCAGCTGAGgatctgcagaaacacacctacacctgcgTGATTCAGCACAGCAGCTTGATGGGGAAGTTAGTGCTAGAAGTACCAAAAG GTGGAGGACTGATGCCTATCATCGTTGGTGTTCTCGTGGCTCTCGTTGATCTCGTTGCGGTTGTTgctggaattatggtctggaagaagaagaactctg GCTTCAAATGTATTCCAGCCTCTGAAGAGTCTGGAGAATCTTCCTCCGACAAGTCTGActga
- the LOC131343404 gene encoding H-2 class I histocompatibility antigen, K-D alpha chain-like isoform X2, giving the protein MDLSRSSLKILLFLITACPQTSAVRHSLRYLYTAVTPGINFPEFTAVGLVDGGQIVYYDSNIRKMIPRVEWIPKISDYDYWNIETESTLSDQKDLHHLLHTVMKSFNHTKGLHTLQRMFGCELNFDWTVRGYNQFGYDGEDFISLDLKTGTWTAAKPQAKIIKKKWDNDPGYTVHWKNYLENICIEWLKMYMFYSRERNDPPTASVIQKHSPSPEVVCHATGFFPKAVNIFWRKDGRLVYKNVEFRNTLPNQDGSFQKRSILKVPAEDLQKHTYTCVIQHSSLMGKLVLEVPKGPDQLHIQYKQ; this is encoded by the exons ATGGACCTCAGTCGTTCCTCACTGAAAATCCTGCTGTTCCTCATCACTGCTTGTCCTCAGACATCTGCAG TCAGACACTCTCTGCGGTATCTCTACACTGCTGTCACACCAGGAATTAATTTCCCAGAGTTCACTGCTGTGGGTCTGGTGGATGGAGGACAGATTGTGTACTATGACAGTAACATCAGGAAGATGATCCCAAGGGTTGAATGGATACCGAAGATCAGTGATTATGATTACTGGAACATAGAGACGGAGAGTACATTGAGTGACCAGAAAGATCTCCATCATCTGTTGCACACTGTAATGAAAAGCTTTAATCACACTAAAG gacttcATACACTCCAGAGAATGTTCGGCTGTGAGCTTAATTTTGACTGGACTGTTAGAGGATACAATCAGTTCGGTTATGATGGAGAAGATTTCATCAGTCTGGATCTGAAAACTGGAACCTGGACTGCAGCTAAACCTCAAGCTAAGATCATCAAGAAGAAGTGGGATAATGATCCTGGTTATACTGTACACTGGAAGAACTACCTGGAGAACATCTGTATCGAATGGTTAAAGATGTACATGTTTTACAGCAGAGAGAGGAATG ATCCTCCTACAGCATCAGTGATCCAGAAACACTCGCCTTCTCCAGAGGTGGTGTGTCACGCTACAGGTTTCTTCCCCAAAGCAGTGAATATCTTCTGGAGGAAGGACGGCCGTCTGGTGTATAAGAATGTGGAATTCAGAAATACATTACCCAACCAGGATGGAAGCTTCCAGAAGAGAAGCATTCTGAAAGTCCCAGCTGAGgatctgcagaaacacacctacacctgcgTGATTCAGCACAGCAGCTTGATGGGGAAGTTAGTGCTAGAAGTACCAAAAGGTCCTGATCAActccacatacagtataaacaataa